One stretch of Gadus macrocephalus chromosome 12, ASM3116895v1 DNA includes these proteins:
- the tomm70a gene encoding mitochondrial import receptor subunit TOM70 yields MAASKPVEPQSAAGLPRWQLALLVGTPIVLGVGAVYLWNRNRSKKDRKGKGNGERKTPEGSASPVQGQDGQARANRELENMTPLDRAQGAKNKGNKYFKAGKYDLAIHCYTEAISLCPTEQKTDLSTFYQNRAAAYEQQMKWTEVVQDCCQAVEMNPRYVKALFRRAKALERLDNKKECLEDVTAVCILESFQNQQSMLLADKVLKSLGKEKAKDKYKNREPLMPSPQFIKSYFSSFTDDIISQPLQKGEKKDEDKDKEGEAAEVTASSGYLKAKQYMEEENYDKIISECTKEIDSAGRYTTEALILRATFYLLIGNANAAQPDLDRVINTQDANVKLRANALIKRGSMYMQQQQPMLSTQDFNMAAEIDSHNADVYHHRGQLKILLDQVEEAVGDFDECILLRPDSALAQAQKCFALYRQQYTGNNPYQMQTAMDCFEDVIRRFPKCAEGYALYAQALTDQQQFGKADEMYDKCIELEPDNATTYVHKGLLQLQWKQDVDLGLELISKAIEIDNKCDFAYETMGTIEVQRGNLDKAIDMFNKAINLAKSEMEMAHLYSLCDAAYAQTEVARKYGLKPPTL; encoded by the exons ATGGCCGCATCCAAGCCGGTGGAACCACAGTCTGCAGCCGGCCTACCGCGCTGGCAATTGGCCTTACTAGTCGGGACCCCAATAGTGCTCGGAGTAGGGGCCGTTTACCTCTGGAACAGAAACCGATCGAAGAAGGACCGAAAGGGGAAGGGAAATGGTGAACGAAAGACTCCAGAAGGCAGCGCTAGCCCCGTACAGGGCCAAGACGGCCAAGCACGGGCCAACCGGGAGCTGGAGAACATG ACTCCCCTGGACCGGGCCCAGGGAGCCAAGAACAAGGGCAACAAGTACTTCAAGGCGGGGAAGTATGACCTGGCCATCCACTGCTACACAGAGGCCATCTCCCTCTGCCCAACTGAGCAGAAAACGGACCTGTCCACCTTCTACCAGAACAGAGCGGCTGCCTACGAACAGCAG ATGAAGTGGACGGAGGTGGTGCAGGACTGCTGCCAGGCGGTGGAGATGAACCCCCGCTACGTCAAGGCTCTGTTCAGACGCGCCAAGGCCCTGGAGAGACTAGACAACAAGAAGGAGTGTCTGGAGG ACGTGACAGCTGTGTGCATCCTGGAGTCCTTCCAGAACCAACAGAGCATGCTGCTGGCCGACAAGGTGCTCAAGTCCCTGGGCAAGGAGAAGGCCAAGGACAAGTACAAG AACCGTGAGCCACTGATGCCGTCGCCGCAGTTCATCAAGTcctacttcagctccttcacgGATGACATAATCTCTCAGCCGCTGCAGAAGGGCGAGAAGAAGGACgaggacaaggacaaggaggGCGAGGCCGCAGAGGTCACCGCAAG CTCTGGCTACCTGAAGGCCAAGCAgtacatggaggaggagaactaCGACAAGATCATCAGCGAATGCACCAAGGAGATCGACTCGGCAGGCCGCTACACCACGGAGGCACTGATCCTGAGGGCCACCTTCTACCTGCTGATCGGGAACGCCAACGCCGCCCAGCCCGACCTGGACCGCGTCATCAACACACAGGACGCCAACGTCAAG CTGCGGGCCAACGCGCTGATCAAGCGCGGCAGCATGtacatgcagcagcagcagcccatgCTCTCCACGCAGGACTTCAACATGGCCGCCGAGATCGACAGTCACAACGCCGACGTCTACCACCACAGGGGACAG ctgaagatcctgctggaccaggtggaggaggcggtagGAGACTTCGACGAGTGCATCCTCCTGCGACCAGACTCTGCTCTTGCCCAGGCCCAGAAGTGCTTCGCTCTC TACCGGCAGCAGTACACAGGGAACAACCCCTACCAGATGCAGACCGCCATGGACTGCTTCGAGGACGTCATCCGGCGCTTCCCCAAGTGTGCCGAGGGTTACGCCCTCTATGCTCAG GCCCTCACTGACCAGCAGCAGTTTGGAAAAGCAGATGAGATGTATGATAAGTGCATTGAGCTGGAGCCAGACAACGCCACGACATACGTCCACAAGGG GCTGCTGCAGCTCCAGTGGAAACAGGATGTGGACCTTGGCCTGGAGCTCATCAGCAAGGCCATCGAGATCGACAACAAGTGTGACTTTGCCTACGAGACCATGGGGACCATTGAGGTCCAAAG
- the lnp1 gene encoding leukemia NUP98 fusion partner 1 isoform X1 translates to MSLRLLPAFAMDNDDDDDGNFTNWMSSYWGHGSEGHAARENKRSFRKTSRSQTDRRASLPCVSQLDAVRLSRLHAGALGASASVHSSRPGGENRDGARPPTRARRASSDEISRAHVVIPESRIPTIPTIPELTESFDKRFSLGKKTQVSLNESDSVCLICAEELRSGRAGVLEVHCKHRFHREVKHLQLLSRMLHLLPTSMLCLSQIPWFNHHLAPPRIATLLKTIMKHTHSRLRYHLNLPASLFQNGGSHADRPFQSVCFYPWGRPGA, encoded by the exons ATGTCTCTGAGGCTGCTGCCTGCCTTCGCCATGGAcaatgacgacgacgacgacgggaaCTTCACCAACTGGATGAGCAGCTACTGGGGCCACGGATCGGAGGGCCACGCCGCCAGGGAGAACAAGAGGAGcttcaggaagacctccaggtCCCAGACAGACCGGCGGGCCTCTCTACCCTGCGTG TCCCAGCTAGACGCCGTGAGGCTCTCTAGGCTCCACGCCGGTGCCTTAGGGGCCTCAGCCTCTGTCCACAGCAGCCGACCGGGCGGGGAGAACCGCGACGGGGCCCGGCCCCCCACCAGGGCCCGACGCGCCTCGTCCGACGAAATCAGCCGCGCCCACGTGGTCATCCCTGAGAGCCGAATCCCCACCATACCCACCATCCCGGAGCTCACAGAGTCCTTCGATAAGAGATTCTCTCTGGGGAAGAAGACCCAAGTCTCCCTG AACGAGTCGGACAGCGTGTGTCTGATCTGTGCGGAGGAGCTTCGTAGTGGCAGAGCTGGGGTACTGGAGGTCCACTGCAAGCATCGCTTCCACAGGGAGGTAAAACATCTCCAACTACTCTCACGCatgcttcacctcctccccacTTCTATGCTCTGCCTCAGCCAAATACCCTGGTTCAACCACCATCTGGCCCCCCCGAGGATCGCTACGCTTCTAAAAACCATTATGAAACACACCCATTCCCGGTTGAGATACCATCTCAACCTGCCGGCCAGTCTCTTTCAAAATGGTGGAAGCCATGCAGACAGGCCGTTCCAGTCTGTTTGCTTTTATCCATGGGGTAGACCTGGTGCATGA
- the lnp1 gene encoding leukemia NUP98 fusion partner 1 isoform X2 has translation MSLRLLPAFAMDNDDDDDGNFTNWMSSYWGHGSEGHAARENKRSFRKTSRSQTDRRASLPCVSQLDAVRLSRLHAGALGASASVHSSRPGGENRDGARPPTRARRASSDEISRAHVVIPESRIPTIPTIPELTESFDKRFSLGKKTQVSLNESDSVCLICAEELRSGRAGVLEVHCKHRFHREASRHGRLRSSSSAAAECDAWRSAKEECRRASKETDCLMPHRQFSLRRHR, from the exons ATGTCTCTGAGGCTGCTGCCTGCCTTCGCCATGGAcaatgacgacgacgacgacgggaaCTTCACCAACTGGATGAGCAGCTACTGGGGCCACGGATCGGAGGGCCACGCCGCCAGGGAGAACAAGAGGAGcttcaggaagacctccaggtCCCAGACAGACCGGCGGGCCTCTCTACCCTGCGTG TCCCAGCTAGACGCCGTGAGGCTCTCTAGGCTCCACGCCGGTGCCTTAGGGGCCTCAGCCTCTGTCCACAGCAGCCGACCGGGCGGGGAGAACCGCGACGGGGCCCGGCCCCCCACCAGGGCCCGACGCGCCTCGTCCGACGAAATCAGCCGCGCCCACGTGGTCATCCCTGAGAGCCGAATCCCCACCATACCCACCATCCCGGAGCTCACAGAGTCCTTCGATAAGAGATTCTCTCTGGGGAAGAAGACCCAAGTCTCCCTG AACGAGTCGGACAGCGTGTGTCTGATCTGTGCGGAGGAGCTTCGTAGTGGCAGAGCTGGGGTACTGGAGGTCCACTGCAAGCATCGCTTCCACAGGGAG GCATCGCGGCACGGGCGCttgcgcagcagcagcagcgcagcGGCGGAATGCGACGCTTGGAGGAGCGCGAAAGAGGAGTGCCGGAGGGCATCCAAGGAGACGGACTGTCTCATGCCCCACCGGCAGTTCTCACTGCGAAGACACCGCTGA
- the tmem45a gene encoding transmembrane protein 45A, with translation MGSFKGHALPGSFFLIGGLWWTGKYSFWYATRRNKCLGSTRLASRVSQRRLEVMESSLMLLFSVVGMLAEQFAAGGPHLRLYDTSENQWKDLMNWQHATMYLFFSLAGAVSLVVHVTEAAPLALDRLALALAFFIEGFLFLYHLHGRDMLDVHVHQMLLYSVFGQALVVFLEVFHRGNITLELLRSALCLLQGSWFWQIGYVLYPPGGAQWVLTDHNNMMFVTMCFCWHLAASMLTVSAIYCAITCVVRSRLKRTPPVEMGLLKHRDRELESDDEAM, from the exons ATGGGAAGCTTCAAGGGCCACGCTCTTCCTGGGAGCTTCTTCCTGATCGGCGGGCTGTGGTGGACCGGGAAGTACTCCTTCTGGTACGCCACCCGCCGTAACAAGTGCCTTGGCTCCACCCGCCTGGCCAGCAGAGTGTCCCAGCGCCGCCTGGAGGTCATGGAGagctccctcatgctcctcttcTCTGTGGTCG GGATGTTGGCGGAGCAGTTTGCGGCGGGTGGCCCGCACCTCCGACTGTACGACACGTCGGAAAACCAGTGGAAGGACCTGATGAACTGGCAGCACGCCACCATGTACCTGTTCTTCTCGCTGGCCGGCGCCGTCTCGCTGGTCGTTCACGTCACGGAAGCCGCGCCCCTCGCCCTGGACCGGCTGGCGTTGGCTCTCGCCTTCTTCATCGAAG GCTTCCTGTTCCTGTACCACCTGCATGGCAGGGACATGCTGGACGTCCACGTACACCAGATGCTGCTGTACAGCGTGTTCGGCCAGGCACTGGTGGTCTTCCTGGAGGTCTTCCACCGGGGGAACATCACCCTGGAGCTGCTCAGGTcggctctctgtctcctccaggGGTCCTGGTTCTGGCAG ATTGGCTACGTGCTGTACCCACCCGGGGGTGCGCAGTGGGTCCTGACAGACCATAATAACATGATGTTCGTAACAATGTGCTTCTGCTGGCACCTGGCGGCCAGCATGCTCACTGTGAGCGCGATCTACTGCGCCATCACCTG TGTGGTGCGCTCCAGGTTGAAGAGGACTCCTCCGGTGGAGATGGGACTCCTCaagcacagagacagagagctggaGTCGGACGACGAGGCCATGTGA
- the sft2d2a gene encoding SFT2 domain containing 2a, which yields MDKLKSVLSGEEGRTQDRTILQAANEASTLGWGTRVKGFVGCFVIGCVCTLLGVCVLFIPKIGITLFIVFYSLGNVCSLCSTMFLMGPVKQLKRMCDKTRALATTIMLTCLVLTLCAAFWWKNFGLALLFCILQLLAFAWYGLSYIPFIRDAMLKMMSMCIK from the exons ATGGACAAATTAAAGTCGGTGTTGAGTGGCGAGGAAGGGCGCACTCAAGACAGAACTATTTTACAG GCTGCCAACGAAGCTTCCACACTCGGCTGGGGCACACGCGTAAAGGGGTTCGTCGGCTGCTTCGTGATCggctgtgtgtgtactttattg ggtgtgtgtgtgcttttcatCCCGAAGATTGGAATAACtctttttattgtgttttattcacTTGGAAACGTGTGTTCGCTGTGCAG CACTATGTTTTTAATGGGACCCGTGAAGCAACTGAAAAGAATGTGCGACAAGACGAGAGCTCTGGCCACCACCATCATGCTG ACATGTCTGGTGTTGACCCTCTGTGCTGCCTTCTGG TGGAAGAATTTCGGTCTTGCGCTGCTATTTTGCATTTTGCAACTTTTGGCGTTCGCCTG GTATGGATTGTCTTACATCCCATTTATCAG GGATGCTATGCTGAAGATGATGTCCATGTGTATCAAATGA